The following are encoded together in the Jaculus jaculus isolate mJacJac1 chromosome 3, mJacJac1.mat.Y.cur, whole genome shotgun sequence genome:
- the Snrpa1 gene encoding U2 small nuclear ribonucleoprotein A': MVKLTAELIEQAAQYTNAVRDRELDLRGYKIPVIENLGATLDQFDAIDFSDNEIRKLDGFPLLRRLKTLLVNNNRICRIGEGLDQALPCLTELILTNNSLVELGDLDPLASLKSLTYLSILRNPVTNKKHYRLYVIYKVPQVRVLDFQKVKLKERQEAEKMFKGKRGAQLAKDIARRSKTFNPGAGLPTDKKKGGPSPGDVEAIKNAIANASTLAEVERLKGLLQSGQIPGRERRSGPSDDGEEEMEEDTVTNGS, translated from the exons ATGGTGAAGCTGACGGCGGAGCTCATCGAGCAGGCGGCACAGTACACCAACGCCGTGCGGGACCGGGAGCTGGACCTCCGGG GGTACAAAATTCCTGTCATTGAAAATCTAGGTGCTACCTTGGACCAGTTTGATGCTATTGATTTTTCTGACAATGAAATCAGGAAGCTGGATGGTTTTCCTTTGTTGAGAAGACTGAAAACATTGTTAGTGAACAACAACAGAATATG ccgTATAGGTGAGGGACTTGATCAGGCTCTGCCCTGTCTGACAGAACTCATTCTCACCAACAATAGTCTTGTGGAACTG GGTGatctggatcctctggcttctcTCAAATCACTGACATATCTGAG CATTCTAAGAAATCCTGTAACAAATAAAAAGCATTACAGACTGTATGTGATCTATAAAGTTCCACAAGTCAGAGTACTGGATTTTCAGAAAGTGAAACTAAAG GAgcgtcaggaagcagagaaaatgtTCAAGGGCAAACGGGGTGCACAGCTTGCAAAGGATATTGCCAGGAGAAGCAAAAC TTTTAATCCAGGTGCTGGTTTgccaactgacaaaaagaaaggTGGACCATCTCCAGGGGATGTAGAAGCAATCAAG AATGCTATAGCCAATGCTTCAACGCTGGCGGAAGTGGAGAGGCTGAAGGGATTGCTGCAGTCTGGTCAGATACCTGGCCGAGAGCGCAGATCAG GGCCCAGTGATGATGGTgaagaagagatggaagaagACACAGTCACAAACGGGTCCTGA